Part of the Desulfohalovibrio reitneri genome is shown below.
TGGAAAAGATGCCCATGCGAGGTCTGCCGTTCCTGGAAGATCGGATGATTTCAGGTTGCTGACATCTTCGACCTTAAGATTTTCCGCTCCCCAGTTTTGGGCATAGGTAGATGCTTTCTTGGGGTCTATGTCGTTCGCGAAAAGGCATGACCACCCAGGGCCTAAGCCGGCTCTAGCCATACCTCCTCCTGCAAAAAACTCGTAGTAGAGCCCCACAACTGTTCTCCTTCAATCAACGTTTCGTTAGCAGCAAGCTAAGAGTAAACAGCAGCAAGAAGCAAAGAGTGAAAGATTTCTACCTACATGGCCGCGGCCGCCTGGGCCGCCCAGGCCTCCACCTGCTCCCGCGAGTTGGCCGGGTCCAGGTCGATTTTGAGTTTGTCCAGCACCAGTTTGGCACCCTGTTTCTCGACCCGGTCGGCCACGAAGTCCACGGCCTTGCAGAATTGGTCGTAGCCGGAATCGCCGCAGCCGAACACCCCCATGGGCTTGCCGGAGAGGTCCTTGGAGGCCAGTTCTTCGTGGAAGTCCTTGAAGTCCTCGGTGACTTCCTCGTCGATAGCCCCCCAGGTGGAGACCCCGAGCAGGTACAGGTCGTAGGGTTCGTCCAGGATGGACGTGTCGACGCGTTGCACGTCCTCCATCCTGACTTCGTGTCCCTTGGCTTCGATGGCCTCGGCGATAATCTGCGAAGCTTTTCGGGTATTTCCGGTTTCGCTGCCGAAAACGATGAGCGCGCGGGCCATGGACTCCTCCTTAGCTGAACGGCCTGCCGATGGAAAAACGTACCGGCCTGATAGCACGAAACGCCGGGCTGGTCAGCCCTCAGCCTTCCTCCAGTCGCAGCCGGGAATCCAGCTCCTCCGGGGTCATCAGGTAGAGGGCGTCCAGGAAGGCGGCCTGGAAGGTGCCGGGGCCCCGGGCGCTCTGGGCGGCCATCTCCCCGGCCACGCCCATGACGGCCATGCCGTTGGCCGCGGCCTCCAGGTTGGAGGAGCCCACCGCGGCGAAGGCGCCGATGACGGCCGTGGCCGAGCAGCCCATGCCCGTCACCCGGGGCATGAGGGGGTCGCCATTGAGCACACGGATCTGGCGGGTGCCGTCGGTGATGAGATCGAAGGCCCCGGAGACCACCACCACGCAGGCGAAGTGCTCGGCCAGGGCGGTGGCCGCCTCCACCGCGGCCTCAGGGCCGGAGAGGCTGTCCACGCCGCGACCCTGGGCCTCGCCCGTGAAGCCCACGGCTTCGCTGGCCAGGGCGGCGATCTCCGCGCCGTTGCCCCGCACGATGCCCGGTCCCACCTCGCGAAGTAGCGCCAGGCAGGACTCGGTGCGCAGCACCGAGGCTCCGGCGCCCACGGGGTCCAGGACGATGGGCACGCCGCGCTCGCGGGCGGCGTAGCCCGCCCTGCGCATGGACTCCACCCAGCGGGGGGAGAGGGTGCCGATGTTGATGACCAGCGCCTGGGAGATGGCGGCCAGCTCCTCCACCTCCTCCACGGCATGGGCCATGATGGGCGAGGCGCCCAGGGAGAGCAGGGCGTTGGCCGTGGAGTTCATGACCACGAAATTGGTGATGTTGTGGACCAGGGGGCCTTTTCCGCGGATGGCGGCCAGGCTCTGCTGGACGGCGCGGCTGTCGTGCATGGCGTCTCCCGTGTATGAAGCGCGGCCCTGTGGGCGTTTGAATCGTTTCCGTAACCAACCGGGGAGGCGGCCGTTCATCCCCCCGGTTGCATTTCAGCGCGGCCTCGCGCACCGTTCCGGTTTGGCAAAGATTCAGTATAGGGCAGGCGGCAGGCCGGGACAAGGGCATGCCCTCCAAACGGGGTGGGAAATCACGATTTGACGGCCTCCCCGGGAGGGGAGTATAGACCACAATACTCCGAAAGTTGGGGTTGTGCGGAGTGGGGCTCCAGAGGGGGGAAGGCGGCGTTTTCCGCCCTTCGGATTCTTTTTTCATCGACCGGCGGGAACAGGAAGGATGGCTGAATACGGTTCCGGAGCCGCCGCGCCGCTGGCGTGGCTCGGCGGGAGAAGCATCTCCGTTCTGCGGGAAATGGGGCGGTACGCGCTGTTCGCGGGCAAGTCCCTTGCCTACGTGTTCAAGCCCCCGTTCCAATTCTTCAAGATCATTGAGCAGGTCTACTTCGTTGGCGTTCGCTCGCTCACGGTCATCCTGCTCATCGCCCTGTTCACCGGCATGGTCCTGGGCCTGCAGGGCTACTACACCCTCATCAAGTTCGGCACGGAAGGGCTGCTCGGCGCGGCCGTGGCCCTGTCCCTCATCCGCGAGCTGGGGCCGGTGCTCACGGCCATCATGGTCATCGGCAGGGCTGGTTCGGCCATGTCCGCGGAGATAGGCATCATGCGCATCTCCGAGCAGATCGACGCCCTGGACACCATGGACATCGACCCCATCCGCTTTTTGGTCAGCCCCAAGGTGGCCGGGTCCATCATCGCCTTCCCCCTGCTCACCGCCTTGTTCGACGTGGTGGGCATCATCGGCGGCTGGCTCACGGGCGTGGCCATGCTGGGGGTCAACTCCGGCATC
Proteins encoded:
- the thiM gene encoding hydroxyethylthiazole kinase; amino-acid sequence: MHDSRAVQQSLAAIRGKGPLVHNITNFVVMNSTANALLSLGASPIMAHAVEEVEELAAISQALVINIGTLSPRWVESMRRAGYAARERGVPIVLDPVGAGASVLRTESCLALLREVGPGIVRGNGAEIAALASEAVGFTGEAQGRGVDSLSGPEAAVEAATALAEHFACVVVVSGAFDLITDGTRQIRVLNGDPLMPRVTGMGCSATAVIGAFAAVGSSNLEAAANGMAVMGVAGEMAAQSARGPGTFQAAFLDALYLMTPEELDSRLRLEEG
- a CDS encoding flavodoxin; the encoded protein is MARALIVFGSETGNTRKASQIIAEAIEAKGHEVRMEDVQRVDTSILDEPYDLYLLGVSTWGAIDEEVTEDFKDFHEELASKDLSGKPMGVFGCGDSGYDQFCKAVDFVADRVEKQGAKLVLDKLKIDLDPANSREQVEAWAAQAAAAM
- a CDS encoding MlaE family ABC transporter permease; amino-acid sequence: MAEYGSGAAAPLAWLGGRSISVLREMGRYALFAGKSLAYVFKPPFQFFKIIEQVYFVGVRSLTVILLIALFTGMVLGLQGYYTLIKFGTEGLLGAAVALSLIRELGPVLTAIMVIGRAGSAMSAEIGIMRISEQIDALDTMDIDPIRFLVSPKVAGSIIAFPLLTALFDVVGIIGGWLTGVAMLGVNSGIYFHRIESSVGMMDVTGGFIKSLIFALVVATMCCYQGYTTHLRSRGFGAVGVSLSTTTAVVLSCILVLVTDYVVTTFFM